The following proteins come from a genomic window of Lolium rigidum isolate FL_2022 chromosome 5, APGP_CSIRO_Lrig_0.1, whole genome shotgun sequence:
- the LOC124655441 gene encoding G-type lectin S-receptor-like serine/threonine-protein kinase SD1-13 encodes MPLFIIILFLISWPFSSVRLCAPVSVLIPGMRLTPGKTLTSDQGSFSFGFFSPSNSTQNTYVGIWFNDIPLHTIVWVANRDNPVRNASSAMLGMTDNSSLVLSESNGQHILWMANTVTSNNSSVKLLNNGNLVVLSSNGSMLWQSFENPSDSVLAGMPRRTTHKTHPPWRIISWRGPEDPSKGRFSAGNDLNTPLQFFVWDGSVPYWRAPVGTGYVSSNMGLQTISSLMYLTVYRGSDGESYATFGLSDGSSRILYTIDYTGKAMLLRWNTSLTNWTPIPSMPWPAYQCNFYGYCGAYGYCDNTEAIPACKCLDGFDPSDKTEWVTGNFSQGCRRKDALQCGGGDGFLTLPVMKVPDKFLRLWNKSFADCAMECSRNCSCLAYAYANLSTSDIDGDATRCLIWTGELIDVEKGGDIGTENLYLRLAGLSSKERKSIIVKVVPASLLLILLLVCLVWFLRFKGKHDKQGCPNRWIVEDLSITDGLGEETCDVPFISFEEIVVATNNFSMSNLLGQGGFGKVYKGLFHGDKEVAVKRLSRGSGQGAIEFRNEVVVIAKLQHKNLVRLICYCVQGDEKLLIYEYLPNKSLDTFLFNSEKKLMLDWTTRFNIIKGVARGLLYLHQDSRLMIIHRDLKTSNILLDGDMNPKISDFGMAKIFCGDEQQANTNRVVGTYGYMSPEYAMEGLFSVKSDVYSFGVLLLETVSGLRIISSQNIKEFPNLIIYAWNLWREGLANDLVDPSISESCSTAEVLCCIHVGLLCVQDDPDARPPMATVVSVLESRSTQIATPDKPLYLSQRNKVPKKKDYVQDSVDMGTLTVIEGR; translated from the exons ATGCCTCTCTTCATCATTATTTTGTTCTTGATTTCTTGGCCCTTCAGCTCTGTGCGTCTCTGCGCGCCTGTCAGTGTGCTTATCCCGGGCATGAGACTCACTCCTGGCAAAACTCTCACCTCCGACCAAGGTTCGTTCTCCTTTGGCTTCTTTTCCCCCTCAAATTCAACTCAAAAtacgtatgttggcatatggttcAACGACATCCCATTGCACACCATCGTCTGGGTTGCCAACCGCGATAACCCGGTCAGAAATGCTTCATCTGCGATGCTTGGTATGACCGACAACTCCAGCCTTGTGTTATCTGAAAGCAATGGCCAGCACATACTCTGGATGGCAAACACGGTCACTAGCAACAACTCGTCGGTTAAACTTCTCAACAACGGAAACCTTGTAGTCCTATCGTCAAATGGTTCGATGTTATGGCAGAGCTTTGAAAACCCAAGCGACAGCGTCCTTGCTGGCATGCCTAGGCGGACAACCCACAAGACCCACCCACCATGGCGGATCATCTCTTGGAGGGGGCCTGAAGATCCATCAAAAGGCCGGTTCTCTGCTGGAAATGACCTTAACACTCCCCTACAGTTTTTTGTCTGGGATGGGTCAGTGCCATACTGGCGTGCTCCGGTAGGGACCGGTTATGTATCCTCCAACATGGGCCTCCAGACCATTAGTTCGCTCATGTATTTGACGGTTTACAGGGGCAGTGATGGCGAGTCCTATGCAACATTTGGACTATCAGATGGCTCCTCCAGGATATTGTACACGATTGACTACACCGGGAAGGCCATGTTATTGAGATGGAATACCAGCTTGACAAATTGGACCCCCATCCCATCAATGCCCTGGCCAGCCTACCAGTGCAATTTCTACGGATATTGCGGTGCATACGGCTACTGCGACAACACAGAGGCAATTCCCGCATGCAAGTGCCTTGATGGTTTTGACCCCAGTGACAAAACAGAGTGGGTTACAGGAAATTTTTCTCAAGGTTGCCGGCGGAAGGATGCACTACagtgtggtggaggagacggtttCTTGACCTTGCCGGTAATGAAGGTGCCAGACAAATTTCTACGCCTGTGGAACAAAAGCTTTGCTGACTGCGCAATGGAATGCAGCAGAAATTGCTCATGTCTAGCGTATGCTTATGCTAATCTAAGCACCAGTGACATTGATGGGGATGCAACAAGGTGCCTGATTTGGACTGGGGAGCTGATTGATGTGGAGAAGGGTGGCGACATCGGTACGGAGAACCTGTATCTCCGGCTTGCAGGCTTGTCAA GTAAAGAGCGAAAGAGCATCATAGTAAAAGTTGTACCAGCAAGTCTATTGCTGATTCTTTTATTGGTATGCCTTGTATGGTTCCTCAGGTTTAAAG GCAAACATGACAAGCAAGGATGTCCAAACAGATGGATAGTGGAGGATCTGAGTATCACTGATGGACTCGGAGAGGAAACTTGTGATGTTCCATTTATTAGCTTTGAGGAAATAGTGGTTGCAACAAATAACTTTTCTATGTCCAACTTACTTGGACAAGGTGGCTTTGGCAAAGTTTACAAG GGGCTCTTTCATGGAGACAAGGAAGTTGCTGTTAAAAGGCTTAGTAGAGGTTCCGGACAGGGGGCGATAGAGTTCAGGAATGAAGTAGTCGTAATTGCTAAATTGCAACATAAAAACCTTGTACGGCTTATTTGTTATTGTGTGCAGGGCGATGAAAAGCTACTTATTTATGAGTATCTGCCAAACAAAAGCCTGGACACCTTCCTTTTCA ATTCGGAAAAAAAGCTAATGCTTGATTGGACGACACGATTCAATATAATAAAAGGAGTGGCTAGGGGACTACTCTATCTCCATCAAGATTCAAGATTGATGATAATTCACAGGGATCTCAAAACAAGCAACATTTTGCTAGATGGAGATATGAATCCCAAGATATCTGATTTTGGCATGGCAAAAATCTTTTGTGGAGATGAGCAACAAGCGAATACTAACCGAGTTGTGGGAACATA CGGTTATATGTCTCCGGAATATGCGATGGAAGGCCTCTTTTCTGTTAAGTCTGATGTCTACAGCTTTGGAGTATTGCTCTTGGAAACTGTAAGTGGTCTAAGGATTATCTCAAGCCAGAACATCAAGGAGTTCCCCAACCTTATAATATAT GCATGGAATCTATGGAGAGAAGGGCTAGCAAATGATCTGGTGGATCCATCTATCTCAGAGAGCTGCTCGACTGCAGAGGTTTTATGTTGCATCCATGTTGGGCTCCTGTGTGTTCAGGATGATCCGGATGCTAGACCACCCATGGCAACCGTTGTGTCTGTCTTGGAGAGTAGAAGCACACAAATTGCGACACCTGATAAGCCACTGTATTTATCCCAAAGAAATAAGGTGCCAAAGAAAAAAGACTACGTTCAGGACTCTGTAGATATGGGGACTCTTACAGTGATAGAGGGGCGCTAG